In Pedobacter sp. W3I1, one DNA window encodes the following:
- a CDS encoding glycosyl hydrolase family 65 protein — MMNTRNLIATAALSVLTITGFAQQKSILGTEKLKKYVTYFNSIDTEAVKNHVPNADAFTWLAEQAPLFECPDSVLEQNYYYRWWTYRKHLVKTPEGFIFTEFIEPVKHAGKYNSISCALGHHIYEGRWLKDNAYLKDYIKFWLYHADVGQTKQRFHQFSSWVDDAVYQNYLVKPDQEFLKEILPALDKDYGKWELERQLKNGLFWQHDVKDGMEESISGSRKDQNQRPTINSYMYGNAMALHKIATLLGDGTLASKYKNKAVVLKKLVQDSLWNVSSSFFETRKAKGGSSDVREAIGFTPWEFNLPDDQSKYAKAWDQLLDTAGFKAPWGLTTAERRNPTFRTRGTGHSCEWDGALWPFASSQTLKGLANLLTNYKKHGKMNAGVFYQELHQYAASHIKNGKPYLGEYQDEKTGEWLKGDNPRSSFYNHSTFNDLIINDLIGIKPRQDNVLEISPLIPKNQWDWFMLDQVTYHNKVVTILWDKTGKKYNKGKGLLVFVDGKQIYKGKDLKPVKVQMN; from the coding sequence ATGATGAATACAAGAAATTTAATTGCAACAGCAGCTTTATCGGTATTAACAATTACAGGTTTTGCGCAGCAGAAATCAATTCTGGGAACTGAAAAATTGAAGAAATATGTCACCTATTTCAATTCGATCGACACGGAAGCGGTTAAAAACCATGTACCCAATGCCGATGCCTTTACATGGCTGGCAGAGCAGGCGCCTTTATTCGAATGTCCTGATTCAGTTTTGGAGCAAAACTATTACTACCGCTGGTGGACTTACCGTAAACACCTGGTTAAAACGCCTGAGGGTTTTATCTTCACCGAGTTTATCGAACCGGTTAAACATGCCGGAAAATATAATTCCATCAGCTGTGCATTAGGTCACCATATTTACGAAGGCAGGTGGCTAAAGGATAATGCTTATTTAAAAGATTATATCAAATTCTGGCTTTACCATGCCGATGTTGGTCAAACGAAGCAACGTTTCCATCAATTTAGCAGTTGGGTGGATGATGCTGTTTATCAGAATTATCTGGTAAAACCCGATCAGGAATTTTTGAAGGAAATTTTGCCTGCATTGGATAAAGATTACGGCAAATGGGAATTGGAAAGGCAACTTAAAAACGGTTTGTTCTGGCAGCATGATGTTAAGGATGGCATGGAAGAATCGATCAGTGGATCGCGAAAAGATCAGAATCAACGACCAACCATAAACAGTTATATGTATGGTAATGCTATGGCTTTGCATAAAATTGCCACACTTTTAGGTGACGGAACGCTTGCCAGTAAGTATAAAAATAAAGCCGTAGTACTGAAAAAATTGGTGCAGGACAGTTTATGGAATGTTTCTTCCTCGTTTTTCGAAACAAGAAAAGCCAAAGGAGGTTCATCGGATGTTAGAGAAGCCATTGGTTTTACACCATGGGAATTTAACTTACCTGATGATCAGTCAAAATATGCAAAAGCATGGGATCAGTTGCTTGATACTGCAGGATTTAAAGCACCCTGGGGATTAACCACGGCCGAAAGACGAAACCCAACATTCAGAACAAGGGGAACAGGGCATAGCTGTGAATGGGATGGTGCACTGTGGCCTTTTGCCAGTTCGCAAACTTTAAAAGGATTGGCCAATCTATTAACCAATTATAAAAAACATGGTAAAATGAATGCCGGAGTCTTTTATCAGGAACTACATCAGTATGCTGCTTCTCACATTAAAAATGGTAAACCTTACCTAGGTGAATACCAGGATGAGAAAACAGGAGAATGGTTAAAGGGTGATAATCCACGGAGCAGTTTTTATAACCACTCTACCTTTAATGATTTAATTATAAATGACCTGATTGGCATAAAGCCGCGTCAGGATAATGTGCTTGAAATTTCTCCATTAATCCCTAAGAATCAGTGGGACTGGTTTATGTTAGATCAAGTAACCTATCACAATAAAGTGGTGACAATTTTATGGGATAAAACCGGAAAAAAATACAATAAAGGCAAAGGATTATTGGTATTTGTAGATGGTAAACAGATTTACAAAGGCAAAGATTTGAAGCCTGTAAAAGTGCAGATGAATTAA
- a CDS encoding glycoside hydrolase family 28 protein: MKYSINIIKALIFILAFGIGLTANAQSYYNVIKYGARNDSSKLATTAIKNAIEAASKAGGGTVYFPAGKYLTGAIHLKSNITIFIDAGAELHFSDNFDDYLPMVKSRYEGVDVTSFSPLFYAYKVENISIIGRGIIDGHGKKWWDFVEGYKEGQPRSKWQTTFDGLNKDIILPDDPKQMKRGFLRPPFIQPMFCKNVLIDGITIRNSPFWTVNPEFCENVKVHAVTINNPHSPNTDGINPESCKNVHISDCHISVGDDCITIKSGKDAPGRKMAIPAENYVITNCTMLSGHGGVVIGSEMSGDVRKIAISNCIFDGTDRGIRIKTARGRGGVVEDIRVSNIIMKNIKDQAIVLDMQYAKTSVEPVSERTPIFRNIHFSNITGQVNQAAYLNGLEEMPIDNITFNDINMDAKTGFSINNSSNIEFHNVTVNTELGASLKALKVNNLIVDGLESNKPHANAAVIDLTNVSDLFLYNAFPTKETVTYLKLGGAETKNIFLGNNNFRLVKVAVKKEKEVSSNIEIISGDKGQ, translated from the coding sequence ATGAAATATTCCATCAACATCATTAAAGCTTTAATTTTCATCCTTGCTTTTGGCATCGGCTTAACTGCAAACGCCCAGTCTTATTACAACGTAATTAAATACGGTGCAAGAAACGACAGCAGTAAACTGGCTACAACAGCGATTAAAAATGCGATAGAAGCGGCATCAAAAGCTGGCGGTGGTACTGTTTATTTCCCTGCTGGGAAATATCTAACAGGTGCCATACATTTAAAAAGCAATATCACCATATTCATTGATGCAGGTGCCGAATTACATTTCAGCGATAATTTTGATGACTATTTACCCATGGTAAAAAGTCGTTACGAAGGTGTTGACGTAACCAGTTTTTCGCCATTGTTTTATGCCTATAAAGTAGAGAATATTTCGATTATCGGCAGAGGGATTATTGATGGACATGGTAAAAAATGGTGGGATTTTGTAGAAGGTTATAAAGAGGGACAGCCCCGGTCGAAATGGCAGACTACTTTTGATGGCCTTAATAAAGATATCATTTTGCCGGACGATCCTAAGCAGATGAAGCGCGGCTTTCTTCGTCCGCCGTTTATACAACCTATGTTCTGTAAAAATGTATTGATTGATGGGATTACGATCCGTAATTCTCCATTCTGGACGGTAAATCCTGAATTTTGCGAAAATGTTAAGGTTCATGCGGTTACCATCAACAATCCACATTCACCAAATACCGACGGGATAAATCCTGAGTCGTGTAAAAATGTGCACATTTCAGATTGCCACATCAGTGTAGGCGACGATTGTATCACCATTAAATCAGGCAAAGATGCGCCGGGCAGAAAAATGGCTATTCCTGCAGAAAACTATGTGATTACCAATTGTACCATGTTGTCTGGCCATGGTGGGGTGGTGATCGGCAGCGAAATGTCGGGCGATGTACGGAAGATTGCCATCTCTAATTGTATTTTCGATGGAACAGATCGTGGTATCCGCATTAAGACTGCGCGGGGAAGGGGTGGCGTAGTGGAAGATATTAGAGTGAGTAACATCATCATGAAAAACATAAAAGATCAGGCGATTGTATTGGATATGCAGTATGCAAAAACCAGTGTAGAACCCGTTTCCGAACGCACACCTATCTTTAGAAATATCCATTTCAGTAATATCACTGGTCAGGTTAACCAGGCTGCTTATTTAAATGGTTTAGAAGAAATGCCTATCGATAATATTACCTTCAATGATATTAATATGGATGCTAAAACTGGCTTTTCTATCAATAATTCTAGTAATATTGAGTTTCATAATGTGACGGTAAATACGGAATTAGGTGCATCGTTAAAGGCTTTAAAAGTGAATAATTTAATTGTAGATGGTTTAGAAAGCAATAAACCTCATGCCAATGCAGCAGTAATCGATCTTACAAACGTATCAGATCTGTTTCTGTACAATGCTTTTCCAACGAAAGAAACTGTTACTTATTTGAAATTAGGCGGGGCGGAAACTAAAAATATATTTTTGGGAAACAATAATTTTAGGCTAGTGAAGGTGGCCGTTAAAAAAGAAAAGGAAGTAAGCAGTAACATCGAAATTATTTCGGGAGATAAAGGACAATAA